Proteins encoded by one window of Oncorhynchus masou masou isolate Uvic2021 unplaced genomic scaffold, UVic_Omas_1.1 unplaced_scaffold_55___fragment_2___debris, whole genome shotgun sequence:
- the LOC135539102 gene encoding V-set and transmembrane domain-containing protein 2-like protein — protein sequence MTTGVGLLTDNDETVYREEVVPMEEMSKDATKISVVKVAGSNISHKLRLSSVKQSDEGTYECRVIDFSSSVAQHHRVRAYLQVEAERWLGHGSADTQPQEPRHKRQGSQVHPHQTEDRELKRRSADDSTTDCTESCVL from the exons atgacaacaGGGGTAGGCCTgctcaccgacaacgacgagacagtctatagggaggag GTGGTGCCAATGGAGGAGATGTCTAAGGATGCCACCAAAATAAGT GTGGTGAAAGTGGCTGGGAGCAACATCTCCCACAAGCTCCGCCTCTCCAGCGTCAAGCAGTCAGACGAGGGCACATACGAGTGCCGTGTCATCGACTTCAGCAGCAGCGTTGCGCAGCACCACCGCGTCCGGGCCTACCTCCAGGTGGAAGCCGAGAGATGGCTGGGTCACGGGTCAGCAGACACCCAGCCCCAGGAGCCCCGACACAAGAGACAGGGGAGCCAGGTGCACCCCCACCAAACAGAGGACCGGGAACTGAAGAGGCGATCGGCCGATGACAGCACCACGGACTGCACTGAGAGCTGTGTGCTCTAA